A single genomic interval of Malania oleifera isolate guangnan ecotype guangnan chromosome 11, ASM2987363v1, whole genome shotgun sequence harbors:
- the LOC131167386 gene encoding uncharacterized protein LOC131167386: MTVFGHSGGGFLAGKQVFPVDYEAEVSQRLLEACLSGDLKSASECMADPFVDVNFVGAVCLKVKKTEVMLRDESASEVRVEYEEFKTDVTPLFLAVHAGNVTLVRKLLSVGADVNQKLFKGFAITAAVREGHVEILEILLKAGASQPGCEEALLEACCHGQAQLAKLLMDSDLIRPHISVHALVIACCRGFVEVVGALMKCGVDVGATDRVLLRSSKPSLHTNVDCTALAAAVVSRQVSVVRLLLQAGARTDVEVRLGAWSWDAASGEEFRVGAGLAEPYAITWCAVEYFDATGAILQMLLQHHPPNTPYCGRTLLHHAILCGNEGAVKVLLTCGAHVECPVKTNWKIEFRPIHLAARFGFYMILQTLIEFRCDLNSKTDTGDTALTICAKHRWEECLRILAAAVADFGLVNVSGQSASSIAGSNGWSIGFQNAILGVIRSGKVPRSSNASVFSPLMFVARAGDTEALEALIGRADISIDYQDESGFSPVMVAALAGHVEAFRVLVYAGADVKLCNKSGDTAITLSQSNQNRDQFEKVMLEFALERGNRNAGGFYALHCAARRGDLAAVRLLTSKGYDVNVCDGNGYTPLMLAAREGHGLVCELLISYGAHCNIKNSKGETALSLARMNSSIRNDAENVILDELARRLVLQGGYVQKHTKGGKGAPHGKEMKMIGGEGVLRWGKSGQRNVMCREAKVGPSPGFRRNRQKKGDADEPGVFRVVTTRNKEVHFVGEGGLEAAELWVRGILLVMREASSAKKREDEKW, from the exons ATGACGGTATTCGGCCACTCCGGCGGCGGTTTCCTCGCCGGTAAACAGGTCTTCCCGGTCGACTACGAAGCAGAGGTCTCGCAGCGTCTCCTCGAAGCCTGCCTCTCCGGCGATCTCAAATCGGCGTCCGAGTGTATGGCCGATCCGTTCGTCGACGTGAACTTCGTCGGCGCCGTGTGCCTGAAGGTCAAGAAGACTGAAGTCATGCTGCGTGATGAGTCCGCGAGCGAGGTTCGGGTGGAGTACGAGGAGTTCAAGACCGATGTCACGCCGTTGTTCCTCGCCGTCCATGCCGGAAATGTGACTCTCGTGAGGAAACTGCTG AGCGTTGGGGCTGATGTGAACCAGAAACTGTTCAAGGGCTTTGCAATAACAGCAGCAGTTAGAGAGGGCCATGTTGAGATCTTGGAGATCTTACTTAAAGCTGGGGCATCTCAGCCAGGTTGTGAGGAGGCTCTGTTGGAGGCATGCTGTCACGGGCAAGCACAACTTGCCAAGCTGCTTATGGACTCTGATTTAATTCGGCCCCATATTTCTGTGCATGCTCTTGTCATTGCATGTTGTAGAGGGTTCGTGGAGGTGGTGGGTGCTCTCATGAAG TGTGGAGTGGATGTTGGTGCAACTGACAGGGTTCTGCTAAGGTCTTCCAAGCCTTCTTTGCACACAAATGTTGACTGTACTGCTCTTGCTGCTGCTGTTGTTAGTAGACAGGTCTCTGTTGTCCGTCTGCTGTTACAG GCAGGTGCTCGGACTGATGTCGAAGTGAGGCTGGGGGCATGGTCATGGGATGCAGCATCAGGGGAAGAGTTCCGAGTGGGTGCAGGACTAGCAGAACCATATGCCATCACCTGGTGTGCTGTGGAGTATTTTGATGCCACTGGTGCTATTCTGCAGATGCTCCTCCAGCATCATCCCCCCAATACCCCTTACTGTGGAAGAACCCTCCTCCACCATGCAATCCTCTGTGGTAATGAAGGAGCTGTGAAGGTGCTGTTGACCTGTGGTGCACATGTAGAATGTCCTGTTAAAACAAACTGGAAAATTGAATTTCGTCCAATACACTTGGCTGCTCGCTTTGGGTTTTACATGATCCTTCAAACTCTAATTGAGTTCCGATGTGATCTAAATTCTAAGACAGATACTGGTGACACAGCCCTCACAATTTGTGCAAAGCACAGGTGGGAAGAGTGCCTTCGTATATTGGCTGCAGCTGTTGCTGATTTTGGCTTGGTCAATGTTTCTGGGCAATCGGCAAGTTCAATTGCGGGGTCAAATGGGTGGTCCATCGGGTTTCAGAATGCAATACTAGGTGTAATTAGGTCTGGAAAGGTTCCTAGGTCAAGCAATGCCTCTGTGTTCTCTCCTCTCATGTTCGTAGCTCGAGCAGGTGATACTGAGGCTTTGGAGGCTCTAATCGGTAGGGCAGACATCAGTATTGACTATCAAGATGAAAGTGGTTTTTCACCAGTCATGGTTGCTGCCTTGGCAGGTCATGTGGAGGCTTTCAGGGTGCTTGTCTATGCAGGTGCTGATGTAAAGCTGTGTAATAAATCCGGTGATACTGCAATTACCCTGTCCCAATCAAACCAGAATCGGGACCAATTTGAGAAGGTAATGCTAGAGTTTGCTCTTGAAAGAGGCAACCGGAATGCAGGAGGTTTTTATGCTCTGCATTGTGCAGCACGTCGTGGAGACTTAGCTGCGGTTCGGTTGTTGACCAGTAAGGGCTATGATGTAAATGTTTGTGATGGGAATGGATACACGCCACTTATGTTAGCTGCAAGGGAAGGTCATGGACTTGTGTGTGAGCTTCTGATCTCATATGGAGCTCACTGCAACATCAAAAATTCCAAGGGCGAAACAGCACTCTCCCTTGCAAGGATGAACAGTAGCATTAGAAATGATGCAGAAAATGTCATACTTGACGAACTTGCTCGGAGGCTCGTCTTGCAGGGTGGCTATGTGCAGAAGCACACCAAGGGAGGAAAAGGAGCTCCGCATGGGAAAGAAATGAAGATGATTGGGGGAGAGGGTGTTTTGCGATGGGGCAAATCAGGCCAGAGAAACGTGATGTGCCGCGAGGCCAAGGTGGGGCCAAGCCCGGGATTTAGGAGGAATAGGCAGAAGAAGGGGGATGCTGATGAGCCCGGGGTGTTTCGGGTGGTGACGACCAGGAACAAGGAGGTGCATTTTGTGGGCGAGGGAGGGCTGGAAGCAGCGGAGCTGTGGGTGAGGGGAATACTGCTTGTGATGAGGGAGGCATCCAGTGCTAAGAAGAGGGAAGATGAGAAATGGTAG